CTTGAGCATGTAGGTGATTTCGTCAAGTACCACCAGATAAACGTCCGGGTCGGCGAGCATGCGCGCAGCCTCGGCCCAGACTTCGCGGCAGGCTTGGGTGTCGGCTTCGCGGTTCTGGGTTTCCCAGGTAAAGCCGGTGGCCATGATGGCAACGTCGAGGTTGGGGTCGTCTTCCAGGCGATTGCGCTCGCCGCACTCCCAGAGTCCCTTGATGAACTGCACCACGCCCACTTTGTAGCCGTAGCCCAGCGCTCGGGTCACGGTGCCCCAGGCGGCGGTGGTCTTGCCCTTGCCGTTGCCGGTGTTGACGATGATCAGGCCG
This DNA window, taken from Halomonas piscis, encodes the following:
- the cobO gene encoding cob(I)yrinic acid a,c-diamide adenosyltransferase, yielding MSDRETRHKASMQKLKERVDEKVASATEQRGLIIVNTGNGKGKTTAAWGTVTRALGYGYKVGVVQFIKGLWECGERNRLEDDPNLDVAIMATGFTWETQNREADTQACREVWAEAARMLADPDVYLVVLDEITYMLKFGYLDIDTVKQALENRPPEQTVIITGRNAHRDLVAMADTVTEMQEVRHAFASGIQARRGIDF